The Pseudomonadota bacterium genome includes a region encoding these proteins:
- a CDS encoding (deoxy)nucleoside triphosphate pyrophosphohydrolase, translated as MPITAPDGAGQKPILLVAAIALVDADGRVLIAQRPKGKHLEGLWEFPGGKLRDGETPEVALIRELNEELGIDVEHTCLAPLSFASHDYEEFHLLMPLYVCRVWNGIARGREGQQLKWVRPSKLTDWPMPPADAPLVAALRDLL; from the coding sequence CTGACGGCGCCGGGCAAAAGCCCATTCTCCTGGTTGCCGCCATCGCCCTGGTCGATGCCGATGGCCGAGTCCTAATTGCACAACGGCCAAAGGGTAAACATCTCGAAGGTTTATGGGAATTTCCGGGCGGCAAGCTGCGCGACGGCGAAACGCCGGAAGTGGCCCTAATTCGCGAATTGAACGAGGAGTTGGGTATCGATGTCGAGCATACTTGCCTGGCGCCGCTCAGTTTTGCGTCGCATGATTATGAAGAATTTCATCTCCTGATGCCGCTCTATGTTTGCCGCGTTTGGAACGGTATCGCGCGCGGGCGCGAGGGTCAGCAGTTAAAATGGGTGCGGCCGTCCAAACTCACTGACTGGCCGATGCCTCCAGCCGATGCGCCGCTTGTCGCGGCGTTGCGCGATTTGCTGTAG